In Capsicum annuum cultivar UCD-10X-F1 chromosome 8, UCD10Xv1.1, whole genome shotgun sequence, the genomic window TTAACTATTTTCTATTTAAACTACGTACAATAAAGAAGCAGAATTCAACATAataaatttgatcaataaaggAAGCAATAAAATGAGGAACCCAAGAATAAGAATTAGCATTTACATGATAGCTATAATGAGTAGTAGTTTTCTTGGATCCATCCTTGAAGACTTATGATGGCGCTGACGACCTTCAGCGACTTCATCAGCATTTGATGCATCTTTTCGTGGTGGTGCAGTTACCGGTAGAGTTGGTAAGGAACTCGACCAAAAAGGGAGCAATGATCTCAGAAACTTATGGCGAAATGAACCTGCTGATAAAAGGCATTAGTCTAAAAACAACCACTACACCAGTTGGGTCAGCTACATGAATCTTATATATCTAATCCGCTCTATTTGGGGTATGCCTCATTACCTAGTCAGTAATGCATATTTCAAGACAGGTAATGTTTTGTCTAAAGCTAACAATTTTCTAATCTCAAGCTTAAATTACATTAACATACAAATCTCTGTCTAAATTAAAGACTCCTGAGAAGCACCAGCTTAATGTAATGCACCACAACGACTAAACATAATTCCCAATAAGTCAATATCACTTATATGGACAATGTTCTATGCTAAGAATGTATGGACTACGAGAGATAATAGGTCTTTTCAAGCAACTTTACTCCATGTGATTTAGGTTAAACTGATACCCTTTTAACATAATCAATTAAATTGTAACACAGATCCACTGGTGCATTAGAGGTCTATCTCATCCATCTTTTAAAGATTTAGTTCGACAAATCTCAGTCACAATTCAACAAAAGGAATTCTTATTGTGTTCCCACCTTTGACAAGAAAAGCTCCACGAAAATGCTAGTCAATCATGCTTCCTACTTTTCAAAAAAATCCCAACAGTTTCAAAATGAGGCAGATATATACCAGTTTCAGAATACCAACTGGCAAaaccaacaaaaacaacatacccaatagTCCCACAAGTGGCGTCTAGGGAGGTTAAgatgtacacagaccttacccctacctttgcaGGGTAGAGAAGTTATTTCCAACAAACCCTCGGCTCGAAGAACCAAGTGGCAAAACAATCCAAGAAAAATAAAGCAACAATAAGGGAATGGGAAAAAGTTTTAGCTGCAACTTGCAAAGgactttctttttcatttgacTCATGGGAGCTCAGCTAGGAAAGGCATACGCATAACAAAAGGAAGAGAGCTCACCCCTCTTCGTGTACTTTTTCCGCTTTCCATCCTCATCATCAGCAAAGTATGAAACCTCAGAGTTTTGCTTATCTACTTGAGTGTTCTTTCGTGTGGTGGCTCCAGGCAACTAGGAGTGTCATTGTGAATAAGATGTAAATAAACCCAAACAACACACAAAATCAAATCTGCAGTATGTAATACGCCTCTTGCAACATTGAAGAAAAGAGTTGCTTACACCAGAAGGActtgtgtttttcatgaaattgGTATCGTGATTAGACATAGATGAAGGTGCTGAGGTGGAGCCATCTATCTCCACAATATCCATGCTTGCGGGCCTGGAAGAACCTGTCGCAATTGCAGCAAATCCTTGAGAATCTTTTCCACCAGCTGAAACATGCTTCAACGGATCAGAAGCAAAAGCAGGTGGAGGACCTCGAGGTTCTGTTCCTGGCAGAGTAACAGGATGGTTTCCAAACAAATTCTTCTCCATGCCAGTCTGCAAAGCAGCTAAAGGTCAGCAGCATAGCCTTGGCTGCAAATGGATTCACAACTGGTTTGTTTTTCATCTAACAAGTTACAGCCAAATGGACATGAAATTTAGGTGTGAACCTTGCTAACTCATATTCTTCTGCAGAGACAGAAGGTTCACATGGTAGCCAGTGAATATGATGGCACACAGATATAACAGAATACAAATTGAATATTCAGAGAAAAAGCAGTTAGTACTATATATGGTGAAATGTGGAGGGTGTATTCAAAGGAAACAGAGATAACTAAAAAGTTCATTTTCCATTGTGGTTGACATAAATTGATCAAGATATTTTAATCTAACACTTGTGTGAGAAAATGACTTATGATGTTTATGGGCTAATCAAATAGAAGGTCAAAGTCTACGTCAGTTACTTCAACCAACACACCATCCACCATCATTGCCATATGTCACTTACCTCTATGTCATCCAAACAAAGAAAAGTGATCTAAAGTAGGACTCCAGAGTAAGATATTTTACATgataaacatttcaagtcacagAAATGACAACACACCGTCAAGcaaaaaaatagttcaaaacaTGAGATATATTATttcaagagagaaataaagtgGATCGATAATTAAGTTATTGACGAGAGGGTATTTTATGGACAAATTCAAACAGAAAAGCACAAGGGATACTCAAACTTGATTgtggcttcttcttcttcttttttgagaATGGGAAAACACATAAGACAATTTTTCTTAACAACTTAAAAGATAAATGTGGTATTTTACCAGCAGTGCGGTGCCTTCTAATCAAAAGTCCGCCATGCATTTATTACACTATTATTTGACAACCCTTATCAAGAAATTGCGA contains:
- the LOC107840183 gene encoding zinc finger protein-like 1 homolog, with amino-acid sequence MVVCKCRKATKLYCFVHKVPVCGECICFPEHQICVIRTYSEWVIDGEYDWPPKCCHCQSVLEEGTDAGTTRLGCLHAIHTNCLVSHIKSFPPHTAPAGYVCPACSTSIWPPKSVKDSGSRLHTKLKEAIMLTGMEKNLFGNHPVTLPGTEPRGPPPAFASDPLKHVSAGGKDSQGFAAIATGSSRPASMDIVEIDGSTSAPSSMSNHDTNFMKNTSPSGLPGATTRKNTQVDKQNSEVSYFADDEDGKRKKYTKRGSFRHKFLRSLLPFWSSSLPTLPVTAPPRKDASNADEVAEGRQRHHKSSRMDPRKLLLIIAIMACMATMGILYYRIAQSGLDEELADNE